The Allocatelliglobosispora scoriae genome contains a region encoding:
- a CDS encoding DUF6923 family protein, whose amino-acid sequence MIWAIAGAVVVLAPLIALAAPETRAACATYEVRSRGTADRSTLYQIDPGTGTSKPLTRLDSPVNAVGYWDGDLYGIAQGGGTRLVRLGTDGEMTDLATVPTLADAYAGAIRNGTFFLLADDSVQRILLDGLRLAEPVHLSGPVEIGDWDLDPSGTRLLAISTLRRTAVLVSIDPVTGSVRELGRPRGLVPGSTYGAVWVDPIDGVLWARHNGTGTTFRVDLANPSVGVAVATEEPVGSSDAAGCRIASSPSPSPSPSPSRSASPGPANSPSLPASPSPAVVPSPSATPVRTPIAASRPGARPASAAPSPARTSPGPVRAVPSAGAVAPIVVRPPRGLAPVGVPPEGPRPVDPPPRAPAWKRPRAVVPPAYPESVAAQLAVHRRGAPPDRTEKRRRVAAGVGALTMIGLVTKAAARGKIKVR is encoded by the coding sequence ATGATATGGGCGATCGCGGGCGCGGTGGTCGTGCTCGCCCCGCTGATCGCGCTCGCGGCACCGGAGACCCGCGCGGCCTGCGCGACATACGAAGTGCGCTCGCGCGGCACGGCCGACCGCTCCACCCTCTATCAAATCGATCCGGGTACGGGCACCAGCAAGCCCCTGACGAGGCTGGACAGTCCCGTCAACGCGGTCGGCTACTGGGACGGCGATCTCTACGGCATCGCACAGGGCGGGGGCACCCGGCTGGTCCGGCTCGGCACCGACGGCGAGATGACCGACCTCGCGACGGTCCCCACCCTCGCCGACGCGTACGCCGGAGCCATTCGCAACGGCACCTTCTTCCTGCTCGCCGACGACTCGGTGCAGCGGATCCTCCTGGACGGGCTGCGCCTCGCCGAGCCCGTGCACCTGAGCGGCCCGGTCGAGATCGGCGACTGGGATCTCGATCCGAGCGGTACCCGGCTGCTCGCCATCTCGACGCTGCGCCGCACCGCAGTGCTCGTCAGCATCGACCCGGTCACCGGCTCGGTCCGGGAGCTCGGGCGGCCGCGAGGGCTGGTGCCGGGGAGCACCTATGGCGCGGTCTGGGTGGATCCGATCGACGGGGTGCTGTGGGCCAGGCACAACGGCACCGGGACGACCTTCCGGGTGGACCTGGCGAACCCGTCGGTCGGGGTGGCGGTGGCCACCGAGGAGCCGGTGGGGAGCTCGGACGCGGCGGGGTGCCGGATCGCGTCGTCGCCGTCGCCGTCGCCGTCGCCGTCGCCGTCGCGGTCCGCCTCGCCCGGTCCGGCGAACTCGCCGAGCCTGCCCGCATCACCGAGCCCGGCCGTGGTGCCCAGCCCGTCGGCGACCCCGGTCCGGACGCCGATCGCGGCGTCCAGGCCCGGTGCGCGGCCCGCATCGGCAGCTCCTTCGCCCGCTCGGACCAGCCCCGGACCCGTTCGTGCGGTGCCGTCGGCGGGGGCGGTCGCGCCCATCGTGGTCCGTCCGCCGCGGGGGTTGGCGCCGGTGGGCGTACCCCCGGAAGGACCGCGACCCGTCGATCCGCCGCCGCGTGCCCCGGCGTGGAAGCGGCCGCGCGCGGTGGTGCCACCCGCCTACCCTGAGTCGGTCGCGGCGCAGCTCGCCGTGCATCGACGGGGTGCGCCGCCGGACCGGACCGAAAAGCGGCGGCGAGTGGCGGCCGGAGTCGGTGCACTCACGATGATTGGCCTGGTCACGAAGGCCGCCGCCCGAGGGAAGATCAAGGTTCGCTAG
- a CDS encoding HAD family hydrolase: MAETPLLVLWDVDGTLISNGGVSKEAYALAFRMLTGRTSTEKVITDGMTDIAIMRSLFDRHGLEISRDQYERLFKVMPRALDSLVVQLRNRGKAMPGARHATHALAHEHNVIQSVLSGNVAANAFTKLATFGLHGFLDFEIGGYGSDSEQRNDLVEIARSKALEKYNIVFDSFTTVIVGDTPRDVEAGKVGGAYVVAVASGEYDVDDLTTLGADVVLPDLKDTPRLVEAVLSARRAR, translated from the coding sequence ATGGCCGAGACGCCGTTGCTCGTCCTCTGGGACGTGGATGGGACGCTCATCTCCAATGGCGGAGTGAGCAAGGAGGCCTATGCCCTCGCCTTCCGGATGCTGACCGGCCGCACCTCCACCGAGAAGGTCATCACCGATGGAATGACCGACATCGCGATCATGCGTTCGCTCTTCGACCGGCACGGTCTGGAGATCTCGCGCGATCAGTACGAGCGCCTATTCAAGGTGATGCCGCGCGCGCTCGACTCCCTCGTCGTGCAGCTGCGCAACCGGGGCAAGGCGATGCCCGGCGCCCGGCACGCCACCCACGCGCTCGCCCACGAGCACAACGTGATCCAGTCGGTGCTCTCGGGCAACGTCGCGGCCAACGCCTTCACCAAGCTCGCCACCTTCGGCCTGCACGGATTCCTCGACTTCGAGATCGGCGGTTACGGCTCCGACAGCGAGCAGCGCAACGACCTCGTCGAGATCGCCCGGTCGAAGGCGCTGGAGAAATACAACATCGTCTTCGACTCCTTCACGACCGTGATCGTCGGCGACACCCCGCGCGATGTCGAGGCCGGCAAGGTCGGCGGTGCCTACGTCGTCGCGGTCGCCTCGGGGGAGTATGACGTCGACGACCTCACCACCCTCGGCGCCGACGTCGTGCTGCCCGACCTGAAGGACACCCCTCGGCTCGTCGAGGCGGTGCTCTCAGCTCGCCGCGCCCGGTAA
- a CDS encoding WhiB family transcriptional regulator, whose product MGMVTDWPSMAACRNGDPDALFVQGAEQNVAKRVCRGCPVRYECLADALDNRIEFGVWGGMTERERRALLRRHPQVVSWRRTFETAMKQNDKQLVTA is encoded by the coding sequence ATGGGCATGGTCACGGATTGGCCGAGCATGGCGGCATGCCGCAACGGCGACCCGGATGCACTCTTCGTGCAGGGCGCCGAGCAGAATGTCGCAAAACGCGTATGCCGCGGTTGTCCGGTTCGCTACGAGTGCCTGGCAGACGCACTCGACAACCGGATCGAGTTCGGTGTCTGGGGTGGCATGACTGAGCGTGAGCGCCGTGCTCTGCTCCGTCGGCACCCGCAGGTGGTGAGCTGGCGGCGGACCTTCGAGACCGCCATGAAGCAGAACGACAAGCAGCTGGTCACTGCTTAG
- a CDS encoding VanZ family protein yields MGRIYARWELIAAVWLAVLILSALAATAAFRWRRSRSHPAPLRDSVAEAALFVGTLPWLVLMVWPTVDATRVELVPLRDLAAQLGDDPIAAAIQITANLVVFAPLGFFGPIRWPALRSWPRLALLGFGGAALVELTQFGLRLGRVSSVDDVLLNGGGMVLAAVLSRRWWASRPAGSDRSGAGRNRRHPARSAPLG; encoded by the coding sequence ATGGGGCGCATCTACGCGCGGTGGGAGCTGATCGCCGCGGTCTGGCTCGCCGTGCTGATCCTGTCGGCGCTGGCGGCGACCGCGGCGTTCCGGTGGCGGCGGAGCCGGTCGCATCCGGCACCGCTGCGCGACAGCGTGGCCGAGGCGGCGCTCTTCGTGGGCACGCTCCCGTGGCTCGTCCTGATGGTCTGGCCGACGGTCGACGCGACCCGGGTCGAGCTGGTGCCGCTGCGCGACCTCGCGGCTCAGCTCGGCGACGACCCGATCGCGGCGGCGATCCAGATCACGGCCAACCTGGTGGTCTTCGCGCCGCTCGGCTTCTTCGGTCCGATCCGGTGGCCGGCGCTGCGCTCCTGGCCGCGGCTCGCACTGCTCGGCTTCGGCGGTGCGGCGCTGGTCGAGCTCACCCAGTTCGGGTTGCGCCTCGGCCGCGTCTCGTCCGTCGACGACGTGCTGCTCAACGGCGGCGGGATGGTCCTCGCCGCGGTCCTGTCCCGGCGGTGGTGGGCTAGCCGCCCTGCCGGATCTGATCGAAGCGGAGCCGGGCGTAATCGAAGGCATCCGGCCCGATCCGCTCCGCTCGGCTGA
- a CDS encoding metallophosphoesterase, translating into MSPLGKLAAGVVVAGAATFAYASVVERNLFTLRRFDVPVLAPDAEPLRILHLSDLHLTPAQQRKQRWVAELAALDPDLVVVTGDNMAHPDVMPAIERTLGPLLHYPGAFVFGSNDYSGPVWKSPFSYFSHRDEYEHGVDLPYEELRSLFVGAGWADLNNAHTTVKAGGRVVELIGVDDPHIGRDAYHSVLASSTSDLRLGLLHSPEPRLLDAMSADGYQLLLAGHTHGGQVRVPGVGALVTNCGLDRRMARGLHRWPGTDSYLHVSAGLGTHPTAPVRFACRPEASILTIIPR; encoded by the coding sequence ATGAGCCCGCTCGGAAAATTGGCCGCCGGCGTCGTCGTGGCGGGCGCCGCCACCTTCGCTTACGCCTCGGTCGTCGAACGCAACCTCTTCACGCTGCGCCGATTCGACGTGCCGGTGCTGGCGCCGGACGCGGAGCCCCTGCGCATCCTGCACCTCTCCGACCTGCACCTGACCCCCGCCCAGCAGCGCAAGCAGCGGTGGGTCGCGGAGCTGGCCGCCCTCGACCCCGACCTGGTCGTCGTCACCGGCGACAACATGGCACATCCGGACGTCATGCCCGCGATCGAGCGGACCCTCGGCCCGCTCCTGCACTACCCCGGCGCCTTCGTCTTCGGCTCCAACGACTACTCCGGACCGGTCTGGAAGAGCCCGTTCTCCTACTTCTCCCACCGCGACGAATACGAACACGGCGTCGACCTGCCTTACGAGGAGTTGCGCAGTCTCTTCGTCGGGGCGGGCTGGGCCGACCTCAACAATGCGCACACCACCGTCAAGGCGGGCGGACGCGTCGTCGAGCTGATCGGCGTCGACGACCCGCACATCGGGCGCGACGCCTACCACTCCGTGCTCGCATCCAGCACCTCCGACCTGCGGCTCGGGCTGCTGCACTCCCCCGAACCCCGCCTGCTCGACGCGATGTCCGCCGACGGATACCAGCTCCTGCTCGCCGGACACACCCACGGGGGGCAGGTACGCGTACCCGGCGTGGGTGCCCTGGTGACCAACTGCGGCCTGGACCGGCGGATGGCCCGGGGCCTGCACCGCTGGCCCGGCACCGACTCCTACCTGCACGTCAGCGCCGGTCTCGGCACCCACCCGACCGCGCCGGTGCGGTTCGCCTGCCGCCCCGAGGCGTCGATTCTGACGATCATCCCCCGGTGA
- a CDS encoding GatB/YqeY domain-containing protein, which translates to MSTLKDRLTADMRQAMKDRDTTVTSTLRMALTAIGNVEVAGTVKRELSDDEVLAVLIKEAKKRREASTAFADAGRAEQAEKELAEEAVLSAYLPRQLSDDELVAAVTAALTAGGFSGPGSMGPAMKAVKAVVGDQADGGRLSAEVRRQLTA; encoded by the coding sequence GTGAGCACTCTCAAAGACCGGCTGACCGCTGACATGCGGCAGGCAATGAAGGACCGGGACACCACCGTCACCTCCACCCTGCGGATGGCGCTGACCGCCATCGGCAACGTCGAGGTCGCGGGCACGGTGAAGCGGGAACTCTCCGATGACGAGGTGCTGGCCGTGCTGATCAAGGAGGCGAAGAAGCGCCGCGAGGCGTCCACCGCCTTCGCCGACGCCGGTCGGGCGGAGCAGGCGGAGAAGGAGCTCGCTGAGGAAGCGGTGCTCTCGGCGTACCTGCCGCGTCAGCTTTCCGACGATGAGCTGGTGGCGGCGGTCACAGCCGCGCTCACCGCGGGTGGGTTCTCCGGCCCCGGCTCGATGGGCCCGGCCATGAAGGCGGTCAAGGCCGTGGTGGGCGACCAAGCCGACGGGGGCAGGCTCTCGGCGGAGGTACGCCGCCAGTTGACCGCCTGA
- a CDS encoding transglycosylase domain-containing protein, giving the protein MPKRDHSVLANVSSLLLCGLLAGVVVAAAAFPAIAMSGLAAKAGAKAFGDLPVELTLKTSPQISYVYASDGKTLLALMYDENRRNVRLDEIAPIMQKAIVAAEDHKFYEHNGVDMKGIARAFVANKQAGETEQGASTLTMQFVRLAVSYSTNSPNKMLTATEDTAQRKLLEIKNALAVEERMTKEQILEGYLNMAFYGNGAFGIYAASQVYFNKEPKDLTAPEAAFLAGLVKSPSNYNPVGLDNAIDPDGFKKGKDRRDWVIGQMHEIGAIDDAGQTAALKTELTIVGKRAPKGCFATIKAHWGFFCDFLTRWWMQQDAFGANEYERERALNSGGYKIISSLDIVTQESAKKTVEKQLKTGSKLALMSASIEPGSGKVRSLAVNRNFKIDDPKNPQNGVNTDPKKRALGIRGTYPNTANPLMTGDDYGYQFGSTFKIFTLVAALERGMPLDTNIKADSTFVSKFPVGSGPASCGGYWCPGNANPGWMNGVRNMWSGFGRSVNTYFAQLIQRVGPKYVIDAATRMGLKFRGDATKCCSDAYYAKHPDAWGAFTLGVTSNTPLETANAYATLAADGTYCEPTPVESITDAGGKVLDVGNPRCKKVIETDVARAAVDAARCPLGDSSLYGKCDGGTATNVRGIVGRQVAGKSGTTDENRTAAFVSMTPQLAVASILADPDYTLASMPTNSHPIANPASYIVLRDAMKGKPVQKFQKPENQKIVYGTPVKIPSIPACATVAAAQSILKNSGFQVDIDTKPIDSACPAGTFAGTNPTGRAQKNGLVVIQISNGKKAPTVPPGPGAGGGPGGPGGGRRVQPDQVGFTLTCPPICRNEERYNL; this is encoded by the coding sequence ATGCCCAAGCGTGACCACAGCGTGCTCGCGAACGTGTCGTCCCTATTGCTCTGTGGTCTGCTGGCCGGAGTGGTAGTGGCTGCGGCGGCGTTCCCAGCGATCGCCATGTCCGGCCTCGCGGCCAAGGCAGGGGCCAAAGCCTTCGGTGACCTCCCCGTCGAGCTGACCCTCAAGACCTCCCCCCAGATCAGCTATGTCTACGCCTCCGACGGCAAGACGCTGCTGGCGCTGATGTACGACGAGAACCGCCGCAACGTGCGCCTCGACGAGATCGCGCCGATCATGCAGAAGGCGATCGTCGCGGCCGAGGACCACAAGTTCTACGAGCACAACGGCGTCGACATGAAGGGCATCGCCCGCGCCTTCGTCGCCAACAAGCAGGCCGGCGAGACCGAGCAGGGCGCCTCGACGCTGACGATGCAGTTCGTCCGCCTCGCCGTCTCCTACTCCACCAACAGCCCCAACAAGATGCTGACCGCCACCGAGGACACCGCCCAGCGCAAGCTCCTGGAGATCAAGAACGCCCTCGCGGTCGAGGAGCGGATGACCAAGGAGCAGATCCTCGAGGGCTACCTGAACATGGCCTTCTACGGCAACGGCGCCTTCGGGATCTACGCCGCCAGCCAGGTCTACTTCAACAAGGAGCCCAAGGACCTCACGGCGCCCGAGGCGGCGTTCCTCGCGGGTCTGGTCAAGTCGCCGTCCAACTACAACCCGGTCGGTCTCGACAACGCGATCGACCCCGACGGGTTCAAGAAGGGCAAGGACCGGCGCGACTGGGTCATCGGGCAGATGCACGAGATCGGCGCGATCGACGACGCCGGTCAGACCGCCGCGCTCAAGACCGAGCTGACGATCGTCGGCAAGCGGGCGCCCAAGGGCTGCTTCGCCACGATCAAGGCCCACTGGGGCTTCTTCTGCGACTTCCTGACCCGCTGGTGGATGCAGCAGGATGCCTTCGGCGCCAACGAGTACGAGCGCGAGCGCGCACTCAACAGCGGTGGCTACAAGATCATTTCTTCGCTCGACATCGTCACGCAGGAGTCGGCGAAGAAGACGGTCGAGAAGCAGCTCAAGACGGGCAGCAAGCTCGCACTGATGTCCGCCTCGATCGAGCCCGGCTCCGGCAAGGTGCGCTCGCTCGCGGTCAACCGCAACTTCAAGATCGATGACCCGAAGAACCCGCAGAACGGGGTCAACACCGACCCGAAGAAGCGGGCACTCGGCATCCGGGGCACCTACCCCAACACGGCCAACCCGCTGATGACCGGCGACGACTACGGTTACCAGTTCGGCTCCACCTTCAAGATCTTCACGCTGGTGGCAGCCCTGGAGCGGGGCATGCCGCTGGACACCAACATCAAGGCCGACAGCACCTTCGTCTCGAAGTTCCCAGTCGGCTCCGGCCCGGCGAGCTGCGGCGGCTACTGGTGCCCGGGCAACGCCAACCCCGGTTGGATGAACGGCGTCCGCAACATGTGGAGCGGTTTCGGCCGCTCCGTGAACACCTACTTCGCCCAGCTCATCCAGCGCGTCGGACCGAAATACGTCATCGACGCGGCCACCCGGATGGGTCTGAAGTTCCGCGGCGACGCCACCAAGTGCTGCTCTGACGCCTACTACGCCAAGCACCCGGACGCGTGGGGCGCCTTCACCCTGGGCGTCACCTCCAACACCCCGCTGGAGACCGCCAACGCGTACGCGACGCTCGCCGCCGACGGCACCTACTGCGAGCCGACGCCGGTGGAGAGCATCACCGACGCCGGAGGCAAGGTGCTCGACGTGGGCAACCCGCGCTGCAAGAAGGTGATCGAGACCGATGTGGCCCGGGCTGCCGTCGACGCCGCCCGGTGCCCGCTCGGTGACAGCTCGCTCTACGGCAAGTGCGACGGCGGCACCGCGACGAACGTCCGCGGCATCGTCGGCCGTCAGGTCGCCGGCAAGTCCGGCACCACCGACGAGAACCGTACGGCGGCCTTCGTCTCCATGACCCCGCAGCTCGCGGTCGCTTCGATCCTCGCCGACCCGGACTACACGCTCGCCTCGATGCCGACCAACAGCCACCCGATCGCCAACCCCGCCTCCTACATAGTGCTGCGGGACGCGATGAAGGGTAAGCCGGTCCAGAAGTTCCAGAAGCCGGAGAACCAGAAGATCGTCTACGGCACCCCGGTCAAGATCCCGTCCATCCCGGCCTGTGCCACGGTCGCCGCGGCCCAGAGCATCCTGAAGAACAGCGGGTTCCAGGTCGACATCGACACGAAGCCGATCGACTCCGCCTGCCCCGCGGGCACCTTCGCGGGCACCAACCCGACCGGCCGGGCGCAGAAGAACGGCCTGGTCGTGATCCAGATCAGCAACGGCAAGAAGGCACCGACGGTCCCGCCCGGCCCCGGTGCCGGCGGCGGGCCCGGCGGTCCGGGTGGCGGACGGCGGGTCCAGCCCGATCAGGTGGGCTTCACCCTGACCTGCCCGCCGATCTGCCGTAACGAGGAGCGCTACAACCTCTAG
- a CDS encoding bestrophin-like domain, with translation MGLITGGILVSLVTAVVAGALVLVVQKYSPTERHDGYVDAIGMVFAVVGVLYAIVLAFVVLDVWEHMTSARADTYAEATSLIEVYQYAEGQPDDVRAQIQGAVRDYNARVIRDEWPMMALAQPVPLDDWVTLDRIGSLVEETAPGMIATDASVDEYRDVSASVGAISTARQDRLAAASRGLPAVMWFLLIGGGLLTVAFAYLFDIAGTVPQIIFTVGLTMMVVLLLYAVYQLEFPFSRAERIGPDAFDYARLRFDQIRQGG, from the coding sequence GTGGGTCTGATCACCGGGGGAATCCTGGTTTCGCTCGTCACCGCCGTCGTCGCGGGTGCGCTCGTGCTCGTGGTGCAGAAATACTCGCCCACCGAGCGCCATGACGGGTATGTGGACGCGATCGGCATGGTCTTCGCCGTCGTCGGCGTGCTCTACGCCATCGTGCTCGCCTTCGTCGTGCTCGACGTGTGGGAGCACATGACCAGCGCCCGCGCCGACACCTACGCCGAGGCGACCTCCCTGATCGAGGTCTACCAGTACGCCGAGGGCCAACCCGACGATGTCCGCGCGCAGATCCAGGGTGCGGTGCGCGACTACAACGCACGCGTCATCCGCGACGAGTGGCCGATGATGGCCCTCGCCCAGCCCGTGCCGCTGGACGACTGGGTGACCCTGGACCGGATCGGCTCGCTCGTCGAGGAGACCGCACCCGGCATGATCGCCACCGACGCGTCGGTCGACGAGTACAGGGATGTCTCCGCCAGCGTCGGCGCGATCAGCACGGCGCGGCAGGACCGGCTCGCCGCGGCATCCCGTGGACTGCCGGCGGTGATGTGGTTCCTGCTGATCGGCGGCGGGCTGCTGACGGTCGCCTTCGCCTACCTCTTCGACATCGCCGGCACGGTCCCGCAGATCATCTTCACCGTCGGCCTGACGATGATGGTGGTGCTCCTGCTCTACGCCGTCTACCAGCTCGAATTCCCGTTCAGCCGAGCGGAGCGGATCGGGCCGGATGCCTTCGATTACGCCCGGCTCCGCTTCGATCAGATCCGGCAGGGCGGCTAG
- a CDS encoding helix-turn-helix domain-containing protein encodes MANERLRSAMGTGGYSTPKLAGELGVDPKTVERWITRGVVPHRTTALAAARVLGAQPNWLWPALVETNATATESEVVTFYPHRAQTPKALWLDLLRDAQREITLMAYASLFLPEDNPESIRLLRDKAAAGCRIRIALGDPDSPEVALRGVEEQLFEGLVGRVRMAIAYYRPLLGTPNIEFRLHRTTLYNSIFIYDDEMLVNQHAYGVYGYMAPILHLRRVEGGDLFGTYADSLERVWDAGYPYLPGAAS; translated from the coding sequence GTGGCAAACGAGCGGCTGCGCAGCGCGATGGGGACGGGTGGCTACTCCACGCCGAAACTCGCCGGTGAGCTGGGCGTCGACCCCAAGACCGTCGAGCGTTGGATCACCCGGGGCGTCGTCCCGCACCGGACCACGGCTCTCGCCGCCGCGAGGGTGCTCGGCGCCCAGCCCAATTGGCTGTGGCCGGCGCTGGTCGAGACGAACGCGACCGCGACCGAGTCGGAGGTGGTGACGTTCTATCCGCACCGGGCGCAGACACCGAAGGCGCTCTGGCTGGACCTGCTGCGGGACGCGCAGCGCGAGATCACCCTGATGGCGTACGCGAGCCTGTTCCTGCCGGAGGACAACCCGGAGTCGATCCGCCTGCTGCGGGACAAGGCGGCGGCGGGGTGCCGGATCCGGATCGCGCTCGGCGACCCCGATTCGCCCGAGGTGGCGCTGCGCGGCGTGGAGGAGCAGCTCTTCGAGGGTCTGGTGGGGCGGGTCCGGATGGCGATCGCCTATTACCGGCCGCTGCTGGGGACGCCGAACATCGAGTTCCGCCTGCACCGCACGACGCTCTACAACTCGATCTTCATCTACGACGACGAGATGCTGGTCAACCAGCACGCCTACGGGGTCTACGGCTACATGGCGCCGATCCTGCACCTGCGGCGGGTCGAGGGCGGCGATCTCTTCGGCACCTATGCGGACTCGCTGGAGCGGGTCTGGGATGCCGGCTACCCCTACTTACCGGGCGCGGCGAGCTGA
- a CDS encoding GGDEF domain-containing protein, with protein sequence MNHSHIIADVTRRLRSAASAVDACDGCVEVLGEHTNALIATLLHVHDRLRCVAATGSWQVFSAVLLGRGVVGRVYASGKTAVVVDPDDEADFIRLGPDIAAEICAPITDRAGQPVGALNVEWTGPVDVAEWQPVIEEIARLLGARVDELGGPPAESVGEKLLRYSLSLSTATTEAEVLTRCVEAARDISGLSSAVLLGFAPDGVVVRASSPRPLDRPIIDRLAKLDHESLLDLAERVGRHGASFTLGDPDDFDSHGYEALTTVGVRTMISTPVGPGAAGGVLLTLDDTTSRPDPARVSLLELLAAQAWTCLDRIATLIKLHERASSDPLTGLRHQGPFGERLAEATPGKTALLAIDVDLFKVINDTYGHAAGDRALVDLAKALAATLRLGDELYRVGGDEFVAVVDVPSAGEALAVADRLIAAARRTGRTISIGVALRGEAETAEDTLHRADTALYQVKRQGRDGIKLAR encoded by the coding sequence CTGAACCACTCGCACATCATTGCGGATGTGACCCGGCGACTGCGCTCGGCCGCGAGCGCGGTCGATGCCTGCGACGGCTGCGTCGAGGTCCTCGGCGAGCACACGAATGCCCTGATCGCCACCCTCCTGCACGTGCACGACCGCCTCCGCTGCGTCGCCGCCACCGGCTCCTGGCAGGTCTTCTCCGCCGTGCTGCTGGGCCGGGGGGTCGTCGGCCGCGTCTACGCCTCCGGCAAGACCGCCGTCGTCGTCGACCCGGACGACGAGGCCGACTTCATCCGCCTCGGCCCCGACATCGCCGCCGAGATCTGCGCCCCCATCACCGACCGGGCCGGCCAGCCGGTCGGCGCCCTCAACGTGGAGTGGACCGGCCCCGTCGACGTCGCCGAGTGGCAGCCGGTGATCGAGGAGATCGCCCGGCTGCTCGGTGCCCGCGTCGACGAGCTCGGCGGCCCGCCCGCCGAGTCGGTCGGCGAGAAGCTGCTGCGTTACTCGCTGTCGCTCTCCACCGCCACCACCGAGGCCGAGGTGCTGACGCGCTGCGTCGAGGCGGCCCGCGACATCTCCGGCCTCTCCTCGGCGGTGCTGCTCGGCTTCGCGCCGGACGGCGTCGTCGTGCGGGCCAGCTCCCCGCGCCCCCTGGACCGGCCGATCATCGACCGGCTGGCGAAGCTCGATCACGAGTCGCTGCTCGACCTCGCCGAACGGGTGGGCCGGCACGGAGCATCCTTCACCCTCGGCGACCCCGACGATTTCGACTCGCACGGGTACGAGGCCCTGACCACGGTCGGCGTACGCACGATGATCTCGACTCCGGTCGGCCCGGGGGCGGCGGGCGGCGTACTGCTCACCCTCGACGACACCACGTCCCGGCCGGATCCGGCCCGGGTCAGCCTGCTGGAGCTGCTCGCCGCGCAGGCCTGGACCTGCCTGGACCGGATCGCCACCCTGATCAAGCTGCACGAGCGGGCCAGCTCCGACCCGCTGACGGGGCTGCGGCACCAGGGGCCCTTCGGTGAGCGGCTCGCCGAGGCGACGCCCGGCAAGACGGCGCTGCTCGCGATCGACGTGGACCTCTTCAAGGTGATCAACGACACATACGGCCACGCCGCCGGCGACCGGGCGCTCGTCGACCTGGCGAAGGCTCTCGCCGCGACGCTGCGCCTCGGTGACGAGCTCTACCGCGTCGGCGGTGACGAGTTCGTCGCGGTGGTCGACGTACCCAGTGCGGGTGAAGCGCTGGCGGTGGCGGACCGGCTCATCGCGGCTGCTCGGCGTACCGGCCGGACCATCTCGATCGGCGTCGCGCTGCGCGGCGAGGCCGAGACGGCCGAGGACACCCTCCACCGCGCCGACACGGCTCTCTATCAGGTAAAGCGCCAGGGCCGAGACGGCATCAAGCTGGCCCGCTGA